From the Streptomyces sp. KMM 9044 genome, one window contains:
- a CDS encoding alpha/beta hydrolase, with protein MRTVRATAAAVTAVIGASVAAVAVGRLASDAALKAPPGRPLPAEPRLTVHGVAAGQVILTRHLAALRPGRYGLAGDGAHTVVGPVLDDVPSSADTVVRRVERVVRGGLEPGDRVWFTPNLYVGDPGTALGLDHTDVDVPGELGPLPAWFVPGVRDTWVLAVHGLGTTREHTMNLMEFLHRYHFPVLALAYRGDRGAPRSPDGLSHLGETEWRDLDAAISYAVDAGARQVVLLGWSTGATMALRAAARSGLRDHVAGLVLDSPVLSWESTLRALATARRTPGALLPLAVRAAQGRTGRHGDHHHGGHRPGTPGPERVGIPTLIVHGPGDTVAPWLPSRRLAAAQPNTVTLHTVDDASHGAMWNADPHTYEEVLRRFLTPFM; from the coding sequence GTGCGTACTGTCAGAGCGACGGCCGCTGCCGTCACCGCCGTGATAGGGGCCTCCGTCGCCGCGGTGGCGGTCGGCAGGCTTGCCAGCGACGCCGCCCTCAAGGCGCCGCCGGGCAGACCCCTGCCCGCCGAACCCCGGCTCACCGTCCACGGCGTCGCCGCCGGACAGGTCATCCTCACCCGGCACCTCGCCGCGCTGCGGCCCGGTCGCTACGGCCTCGCCGGTGACGGCGCGCACACGGTCGTCGGTCCCGTCCTGGACGACGTTCCGTCCTCCGCCGACACCGTCGTACGCCGGGTCGAACGCGTCGTACGGGGCGGTCTTGAGCCCGGCGACCGGGTCTGGTTCACCCCGAACCTCTACGTCGGCGATCCGGGGACCGCCCTGGGCCTGGACCACACCGACGTCGACGTCCCCGGCGAACTCGGCCCTCTCCCCGCCTGGTTCGTGCCGGGCGTCCGGGACACCTGGGTGCTGGCGGTGCACGGACTCGGCACCACCCGGGAACACACCATGAACCTCATGGAGTTCCTGCACCGGTACCACTTCCCGGTGCTCGCCCTCGCCTACCGGGGCGACCGGGGCGCGCCGCGCTCGCCCGACGGCCTCAGCCACCTCGGCGAGACCGAGTGGCGAGACCTCGACGCGGCGATCAGCTACGCGGTGGACGCCGGCGCCCGGCAGGTCGTTCTGCTCGGCTGGTCCACCGGCGCGACCATGGCCCTGCGCGCCGCCGCCCGCTCCGGACTGCGCGACCATGTCGCCGGGCTGGTCCTGGACTCCCCGGTGCTCAGCTGGGAATCGACACTCCGGGCCCTCGCCACCGCCCGCCGTACGCCCGGCGCGCTGCTGCCGCTGGCGGTCCGCGCCGCCCAGGGCCGCACCGGCCGCCACGGCGACCACCACCACGGTGGCCACCGCCCCGGCACCCCAGGGCCGGAGCGCGTCGGCATCCCCACCCTGATCGTCCACGGACCCGGCGACACGGTGGCCCCCTGGCTGCCCTCCCGCCGCCTGGCCGCCGCCCAGCCCAACACGGTCACCCTGCACACGGTCGACGACGCTTCGCACGGCGCGATGTGGAACGCCGACCCGCACACCTACGAAGAGGTGCTGCGCCGCTTCCTCACCCCTTTCATGTGA
- a CDS encoding VOC family protein, with translation MAGTGGGRPRVFPTLLYADAKAAIRQLTEAFGFTELSVYEDGGGGVAHAELVQGNGAVMLGSKGTGSAFDKAMEGSGPAGVHVVVDDVDAHHRRAVEQGAEILMPPTDQDYGSRDYMARDVEGNIWSFGTYAPETGA, from the coding sequence ATGGCAGGCACGGGCGGCGGTCGTCCGCGCGTCTTTCCGACCCTGCTGTACGCGGACGCCAAGGCGGCGATCCGGCAGCTCACCGAGGCCTTCGGGTTCACCGAACTGTCGGTGTACGAGGACGGGGGCGGCGGAGTGGCCCACGCCGAGCTGGTGCAGGGCAACGGCGCGGTGATGCTGGGGTCCAAGGGCACCGGCAGCGCGTTCGACAAGGCGATGGAGGGCTCGGGCCCGGCCGGGGTCCACGTCGTCGTGGACGACGTGGACGCGCATCACCGGCGGGCGGTGGAGCAGGGCGCGGAGATCCTGATGCCCCCGACGGACCAGGACTACGGCTCGCGGGACTACATGGCCCGCGATGTCGAGGGCAACATCTGGAGCTTCGGCACGTACGCCCCCGAGACGGGGGCGTGA
- a CDS encoding ABC-F family ATP-binding cassette domain-containing protein, protein MISASGIELRAGARVLIESATFRIAKGDRIGLVGRNGAGKTTLTKVLAGQGVPAAGNVTRSGEVGYLPQDPRTGDLDVLARDRVLSARGLDTLIRKMRENEQRIANGQGSTRDKALRQYERQETEFLTKGGYAAEAEAATIAAALNLPDRVLGQPLHTLSGGQRRRIELARILFSDADTLLLDEPTNHLDADSIVWLRDYLKTYRGGFVVISHDVDLVETVVNKVFYLDANRSTIDIYNMGWKLYQQQREADEKRRRRERQNAEKKAAALNAQADKMRAKATKTVAAQNMARRAERLLSGLEGVRQADKVAKLRFPDPSPCGRTPLTAEGLSKSYGSLEIFTDVDLAIDKGSRVVILGLNGAGKTTLLRLLGGVEQPDTGTVVPGHGLKLGYYAQEHETLDRDRTVLENMRSAAPDMDLVEVRKVLGSFLFSGDDVDKPAGVLSGGEKTRLALATLVVSSANVLLLDEPTNNLDPASREEILGALRTYKGAVVLVTHDEGAVEALQPERIILLPDGIEDLWGADYADLVALA, encoded by the coding sequence GTGATCTCCGCCTCCGGCATCGAGCTGCGCGCCGGTGCCCGTGTCCTCATCGAGAGCGCCACCTTCCGTATCGCCAAGGGCGACCGCATCGGCCTGGTCGGCCGCAACGGCGCCGGCAAGACCACCCTCACCAAGGTCCTCGCCGGCCAGGGCGTCCCCGCCGCCGGCAACGTCACCCGCTCCGGTGAGGTCGGCTACCTCCCCCAGGACCCCCGCACCGGCGACCTCGACGTGCTCGCTCGCGACCGCGTCCTGTCCGCCCGCGGCCTGGACACCCTGATCCGCAAGATGCGCGAGAACGAGCAGCGGATCGCCAACGGCCAGGGCAGCACCCGCGACAAGGCACTGAGGCAGTACGAGCGCCAGGAGACCGAGTTCCTCACCAAGGGCGGGTACGCCGCCGAGGCCGAGGCCGCCACCATCGCCGCCGCGCTGAACCTGCCCGACCGGGTGCTCGGCCAGCCGCTGCACACGCTCTCCGGCGGTCAGCGCCGCCGTATCGAGCTGGCCCGCATCCTGTTCTCCGACGCGGACACACTGCTGCTCGACGAGCCGACCAACCACCTCGACGCCGACTCGATCGTCTGGCTGCGCGACTACCTCAAGACCTACCGTGGCGGCTTCGTCGTGATCTCCCACGACGTGGACCTGGTCGAGACGGTCGTCAACAAGGTGTTCTACCTGGACGCCAACCGCTCCACGATCGACATCTACAACATGGGCTGGAAGCTCTACCAGCAACAGCGCGAGGCCGACGAGAAGCGCCGCAGGCGCGAGCGGCAGAACGCCGAGAAGAAGGCCGCCGCCCTCAACGCCCAGGCCGACAAGATGCGAGCCAAGGCCACCAAGACCGTCGCCGCGCAGAACATGGCCCGCCGCGCGGAGCGCCTGCTGTCCGGCCTCGAAGGCGTCCGCCAGGCCGACAAGGTCGCCAAGCTGCGCTTCCCCGACCCGTCCCCCTGCGGCAGGACCCCGCTGACCGCCGAGGGCCTGTCGAAGTCGTACGGCTCGCTCGAGATCTTCACCGATGTCGACCTGGCCATCGACAAGGGCTCCCGCGTCGTCATCCTCGGTCTCAACGGCGCAGGCAAGACCACCCTGCTGCGCCTCCTGGGCGGAGTGGAACAGCCCGACACCGGCACGGTCGTACCCGGCCACGGGCTCAAGCTCGGCTACTACGCGCAGGAGCACGAGACCCTCGACCGGGACCGCACGGTGCTGGAGAACATGCGCTCCGCCGCGCCCGACATGGATCTCGTCGAGGTCCGCAAGGTGCTCGGCTCGTTCCTGTTCTCCGGTGACGACGTCGACAAGCCCGCCGGTGTCCTCTCCGGCGGCGAGAAGACCCGCCTGGCGCTCGCGACCCTCGTGGTCTCCTCGGCGAACGTGCTCCTCCTCGACGAGCCCACCAACAACCTCGACCCGGCCAGCCGTGAGGAGATCCTCGGCGCGCTGCGCACCTACAAGGGCGCCGTCGTCCTGGTCACACACGACGAGGGCGCCGTCGAGGCGCTCCAGCCGGAGCGGATCATCCTGCTGCCGGACGGCATCGAGGACCTGTGGGGTGCCGACTACGCGGACCTCGTCGCCCTCGCCTGA
- a CDS encoding helix-turn-helix domain-containing protein — MAETLKKGSRVTGAARDKLAADLKKKYDAGASIRALAEETGRSYGFVHRMLSESGVTLRGRGGATRGKKAASA, encoded by the coding sequence GTGGCCGAGACTCTGAAGAAGGGCAGCCGGGTGACCGGCGCCGCGCGCGACAAGCTCGCGGCAGACCTGAAGAAGAAGTACGACGCCGGTGCGAGCATCCGGGCGTTGGCCGAGGAGACTGGCCGCTCGTATGGCTTTGTGCACCGCATGCTCAGTGAGTCGGGCGTCACGCTCCGAGGGCGTGGCGGGGCGACCCGGGGCAAGAAGGCCGCTTCGGCCTGA
- a CDS encoding enoyl-CoA hydratase/isomerase family protein gives MASPAQDLGPVLDKDGVRLTVDDAIATVTLTNPAKRNAQSPALWRALTEAGRLLPGSVRVVVLRGEGKSFSAGLDRQMLTLEGIEGDPSFVEMARGSEADLDATIAAYQEAFTWWRRSDIVSVAAVQGHAIGAGFQLALACDLRIVADDVQFAMRETSLGLVPDLTGTHPLVGLVGYARALEICVTGRFVTAEEAVHTGLANIAVPGGELDAAVRDLTAALLAAPRDAVIETKALLSGAVARTYEEQRVAERAAQGRRLRDLTGLGE, from the coding sequence ATGGCTTCGCCCGCCCAGGATCTTGGTCCCGTGCTCGACAAGGACGGCGTACGGCTCACCGTCGACGATGCGATCGCCACGGTGACGCTGACCAACCCGGCCAAGCGCAACGCGCAGAGCCCCGCTCTGTGGCGCGCGCTGACCGAGGCGGGCCGGCTGTTGCCGGGATCCGTGCGTGTCGTGGTGCTCCGTGGCGAGGGCAAGTCCTTCTCCGCCGGGCTCGACCGGCAGATGCTCACCCTCGAGGGCATAGAGGGTGATCCGTCGTTCGTCGAGATGGCGCGCGGCAGCGAGGCCGACCTCGACGCGACCATCGCCGCGTACCAGGAGGCGTTCACCTGGTGGCGGCGCAGCGACATCGTGTCCGTCGCGGCCGTGCAGGGACATGCCATCGGGGCCGGTTTCCAGCTGGCCCTCGCCTGCGATCTGCGGATCGTCGCCGACGACGTCCAGTTCGCCATGCGCGAGACCAGCCTGGGACTCGTCCCGGACCTGACCGGCACGCATCCACTGGTCGGGCTCGTCGGGTACGCCCGCGCGCTGGAGATCTGCGTGACCGGGCGGTTCGTCACGGCCGAGGAGGCCGTGCACACCGGACTCGCCAACATCGCCGTGCCCGGCGGCGAACTGGACGCAGCGGTACGGGACCTCACGGCGGCGCTGCTCGCCGCGCCCCGGGACGCCGTGATCGAGACGAAGGCGCTGCTGAGCGGGGCCGTGGCGCGTACGTACGAGGAGCAGCGAGTCGCCGAGCGCGCGGCCCAGGGCCGCCGGCTGAGGGACCTGACCGGTCTCGGCGAATGA
- a CDS encoding nucleopolyhedrovirus P10 family protein: MTADGWTRAVRQQLGLGRLLPLGGPRDGAWISERAAGEVLRRAVARAEPDVRLDGLRIALAAPKDAGEPVVPPPPSALPPGPLRVTARFAATAVEPLPATADRLRAALSRAAAERIGLVVTEVDLRVTELLDAEAGTATGPEAGPAAEGGAEADEPATGPTGAPSGGGAGAPSGLPASGGSDEGRVAAAALASPGVSRLTGVLGRAVHLTSSPQAPATVSLAGRHARVDLAVGADHRALDVAHAVRSAVSAALPDRPTVAVLVTAVD, translated from the coding sequence ATGACGGCGGACGGATGGACTCGGGCAGTGCGGCAGCAATTGGGGCTGGGCAGGCTTCTGCCGCTGGGCGGACCGCGGGACGGCGCGTGGATCTCCGAGAGGGCCGCCGGGGAGGTTCTGCGGCGCGCGGTGGCGCGGGCCGAGCCGGACGTGCGCCTGGACGGTCTGCGGATCGCGCTCGCCGCCCCGAAGGATGCCGGTGAGCCGGTGGTGCCGCCTCCGCCCAGTGCCCTGCCGCCGGGCCCGCTGCGTGTGACGGCCCGGTTCGCGGCCACGGCGGTGGAGCCGCTGCCGGCGACCGCGGACCGGCTGCGGGCCGCGTTGTCGCGGGCCGCGGCGGAGCGGATCGGGCTGGTGGTGACGGAGGTCGACCTGCGGGTGACCGAACTGCTGGACGCGGAGGCCGGGACGGCGACGGGCCCGGAGGCGGGCCCCGCGGCGGAGGGCGGGGCGGAAGCCGACGAACCGGCCACCGGACCGACCGGTGCTCCGTCCGGGGGCGGAGCCGGTGCCCCTTCCGGTCTCCCGGCGTCCGGTGGGTCCGACGAGGGCCGGGTCGCCGCTGCCGCACTCGCCTCACCGGGGGTCTCCCGGCTGACGGGTGTGCTCGGCCGCGCGGTGCACCTGACATCGTCACCGCAGGCGCCCGCCACCGTCTCCCTGGCCGGCCGGCACGCGCGCGTGGACCTCGCCGTCGGGGCGGACCACCGGGCACTGGACGTGGCCCACGCGGTCCGCTCGGCGGTGTCGGCCGCCCTGCCGGATCGCCCGACAGTGGCGGTCCTGGTCACGGCGGTCGACTGA
- a CDS encoding Asp23/Gls24 family envelope stress response protein, which translates to MSDTTDGGSTRAADLEKTGPDTSAGRGPGARRGGGDAAGRGRTTIADGVVEKIAGLAARDVFGVHAMGSGLSRTFGAVRDRVPGGSKSVTRGVKVEVGEVQTALDLEIIVDYGVSIVDVAKAVRENVIAAVERMTGLEVVEVNIAVSDVKLPDEEDEESESRLQ; encoded by the coding sequence ATGAGCGACACCACGGACGGCGGCTCCACACGGGCCGCCGACCTCGAGAAGACCGGACCGGACACCTCCGCGGGCAGAGGGCCGGGAGCCCGGCGCGGCGGAGGCGACGCGGCCGGCCGCGGCCGCACCACGATCGCCGACGGTGTCGTGGAGAAGATCGCGGGCCTCGCCGCGCGGGACGTGTTCGGCGTGCACGCCATGGGCAGCGGTCTGTCCCGGACCTTCGGAGCCGTGCGCGACCGGGTGCCGGGCGGATCGAAATCGGTGACCCGCGGAGTGAAGGTCGAGGTCGGCGAGGTGCAGACCGCGCTCGACCTGGAGATCATCGTCGACTATGGCGTCTCCATCGTCGATGTCGCCAAAGCCGTACGGGAGAACGTCATCGCGGCGGTCGAGCGGATGACGGGCCTCGAGGTGGTCGAGGTCAACATCGCGGTGAGCGACGTGAAGCTGCCGGACGAGGAGGACGAGGAGTCGGAAAGCCGCCTCCAGTGA
- a CDS encoding DUF6286 domain-containing protein, with protein MSGPGPAEEATGTVLEKPPPPEPDDSAGTGPRRFWSARRIPAGLLALLLLVIVAAFLYDIAAVRADRPVTSWRRELAGQLAGRPLDDFWVLLGAGIAALLGLWLLLLALTPGLRFLLPMRRTHPDVRAGLDRDAAVTVLRDRAVDVAGVRSVRVRVTRKRADVRAVSHFRELDEVRADLRAVLADAVRGMALSRPPVLAVRVRRPGRKEGGR; from the coding sequence ATGAGCGGACCCGGTCCTGCCGAGGAGGCCACGGGCACCGTCCTGGAGAAGCCACCGCCGCCCGAGCCGGACGACTCCGCGGGCACCGGTCCCCGGCGCTTCTGGTCGGCCCGCAGAATTCCCGCCGGCCTGCTCGCGCTGCTGCTCCTGGTGATCGTCGCCGCGTTCCTGTACGACATCGCCGCGGTGCGCGCCGACCGGCCCGTGACGAGCTGGCGCCGGGAACTCGCCGGCCAGCTGGCCGGGCGGCCCCTGGACGACTTCTGGGTACTGCTGGGCGCCGGAATCGCCGCCCTCCTGGGGCTCTGGCTGCTCCTGCTGGCCCTCACCCCCGGGCTGAGGTTCCTGCTCCCGATGCGCCGCACCCACCCCGACGTCCGCGCCGGCCTCGACCGGGACGCGGCGGTGACGGTACTGCGGGACCGGGCCGTCGATGTCGCCGGGGTGCGGTCGGTACGAGTGCGGGTGACCCGTAAGCGGGCCGACGTCCGCGCAGTGTCGCATTTCCGTGAACTGGACGAGGTGCGGGCCGACCTGCGTGCGGTGCTCGCCGACGCGGTCAGGGGCATGGCGCTGTCCCGGCCGCCGGTGCTGGCGGTACGGGTACGGCGTCCCGGCCGGAAGGAGGGAGGGCGGTGA
- the amaP gene encoding alkaline shock response membrane anchor protein AmaP codes for MTRVVNRVLLGIVGLLLVALGGSVLAVGLGAPAPSWWLHDGRHDVLLDEAERTRWRDAGWWWPVVIAALVVLLLLLLWWLVAVVRRRRLAEVFVATGDGDEAVLRGRALETVLAHEAGRLDGVGQAHVRLTRRRGLPRTRVRLLLEPHADPGTVLDGFTTGALTHARESTGLGTLPAEVRLRSVKHRPERVS; via the coding sequence GTGACCAGAGTCGTCAACCGTGTCCTGCTCGGGATCGTGGGACTGCTCCTCGTGGCCCTCGGCGGGTCCGTACTGGCCGTCGGACTGGGAGCACCGGCGCCGTCCTGGTGGCTGCACGACGGACGGCACGACGTGCTGCTGGACGAGGCCGAGCGGACCCGGTGGCGGGACGCGGGCTGGTGGTGGCCGGTCGTGATCGCCGCCCTCGTGGTCCTCCTCCTGCTCCTGCTGTGGTGGCTGGTCGCGGTGGTGCGCCGACGACGGCTCGCCGAGGTGTTCGTCGCCACCGGCGACGGCGACGAAGCGGTGCTGCGCGGCCGGGCGCTGGAGACCGTACTGGCCCATGAGGCGGGCCGGCTGGACGGGGTCGGACAGGCCCACGTACGGCTGACCCGCCGCCGCGGTCTCCCGCGGACCCGTGTCCGCCTGCTCCTGGAACCCCATGCCGACCCCGGCACCGTGCTGGACGGGTTCACCACCGGAGCCCTGACCCACGCCCGCGAGTCGACGGGCCTTGGCACCCTCCCGGCCGAGGTCCGCCTCCGGTCCGTCAAACACCGCCCGGAACGGGTCAGCTGA
- a CDS encoding ribokinase yields the protein MVKVAVVGSYGAGLTMRLPRSPAAGETVSGGVFSPGPGGKGSNQAIGAARLGAEVSLVTAVGDDDFGRAARALWREEGVAADRVLTAEAPTMVGFILVEPSGENRISIAPGALDELDAAAVESFRAEIAAADILVVSMEIPEAAVAAALRAGRDAGTPTLLNPAPARRLPDDLWPLIDVITPNQTEAPVLLGLQEGHGQDDEELARRLCALTGGAAVLTRGDQGALVVQAGVTTRIPPHPARTVVDTTGAGDSFTAALAVTLAEGRSLTEAARLAGVAGAHAVTIAGVVPALPTRDQLNALIGTDR from the coding sequence ATGGTCAAGGTTGCGGTTGTCGGAAGCTATGGGGCCGGGCTGACCATGCGGTTGCCCAGGTCGCCCGCCGCAGGCGAGACCGTCTCGGGTGGGGTGTTTTCCCCCGGCCCCGGGGGAAAAGGAAGCAACCAGGCCATCGGTGCCGCCCGACTCGGCGCAGAGGTCTCCCTGGTGACCGCCGTCGGCGATGACGACTTCGGGCGGGCCGCTCGCGCACTGTGGCGGGAGGAAGGTGTCGCGGCGGACCGTGTCCTGACGGCCGAAGCCCCGACGATGGTCGGATTCATCCTGGTCGAGCCATCCGGGGAGAACCGCATCAGCATCGCCCCCGGTGCCCTGGACGAACTGGACGCGGCCGCCGTGGAGTCCTTCCGCGCCGAGATCGCCGCCGCCGACATCCTCGTGGTCTCCATGGAGATCCCCGAGGCGGCCGTGGCCGCGGCACTGCGCGCGGGCCGCGACGCGGGAACCCCGACTCTGCTCAACCCGGCACCCGCCCGCCGGCTGCCCGACGACCTCTGGCCGCTGATCGACGTGATCACCCCCAACCAGACCGAGGCTCCCGTGCTCCTCGGACTCCAGGAGGGGCACGGGCAGGACGACGAGGAACTGGCGCGCCGTCTGTGCGCGCTCACCGGCGGTGCCGCGGTCCTGACCCGGGGAGACCAGGGAGCACTCGTCGTACAGGCGGGCGTCACGACACGGATTCCGCCGCACCCGGCCAGGACCGTCGTCGACACCACCGGCGCGGGCGACTCCTTCACCGCCGCACTCGCCGTCACCCTCGCCGAGGGGCGCTCCCTCACCGAGGCGGCGCGCCTCGCCGGGGTCGCCGGCGCCCATGCCGTGACCATCGCCGGGGTCGTTCCCGCACTGCCGACCCGAGACCAGCTGAATGCCCTGATTGGAACCGACCGATGA
- a CDS encoding ABC transporter permease — translation MTTTTASAQREFALPLRRMLHAREAGVFAALVLLFVLGSVLSPSFAQSDNLLSVGQQVSQMGIMAIGVTFVILNGEIDLSVGSTYALSAISTGILISDGWSWVWAALVGLAVGAVAGLLNGLAVVVLGVPSFIVTLGTLSVFRGVALLISDGAPISLSSSQTGVADFNLLGQGLLFGVIPMQFVFFAVIAVAGAVLLSRSRFGFNTYAVGGNQEAARLVGVNVKRVKLTAFVLSGFTAALAGVLGLSFLSYVQGVTGQGMELTVISAVIIGGAALFGGSGTIWGTVIGVAFIGLLQNILNVKGISSFWQTVVTGLVIVAAVAADTWQRRRKSRA, via the coding sequence ATGACCACGACCACCGCGTCCGCGCAGCGGGAGTTCGCACTTCCCCTGCGCAGAATGCTGCACGCCCGTGAAGCCGGTGTCTTCGCCGCCCTCGTCCTGCTCTTCGTGCTGGGCAGCGTCCTCTCGCCGAGCTTCGCCCAGTCCGACAACCTGCTCTCGGTGGGTCAACAGGTCTCCCAGATGGGCATCATGGCCATCGGCGTGACCTTCGTGATCCTCAACGGAGAGATCGACCTGTCCGTCGGTTCCACCTACGCCCTGTCGGCGATCTCGACCGGCATCCTGATCTCGGACGGGTGGAGCTGGGTCTGGGCGGCACTCGTCGGTCTCGCTGTCGGCGCGGTGGCGGGACTGCTCAACGGCCTGGCGGTGGTCGTGCTCGGCGTGCCGTCGTTCATCGTCACCCTCGGCACGCTCAGCGTGTTCCGCGGTGTCGCGCTGCTCATCTCCGACGGCGCCCCGATCTCCCTCAGCTCCTCGCAGACGGGTGTCGCGGACTTCAACCTGCTGGGCCAGGGACTCCTGTTCGGCGTCATCCCGATGCAGTTCGTGTTCTTCGCCGTCATCGCCGTGGCCGGCGCGGTGCTGCTGTCCCGTTCCCGCTTCGGCTTCAACACCTACGCCGTCGGCGGAAACCAGGAGGCCGCCCGGCTCGTCGGCGTCAACGTCAAGCGGGTGAAGCTGACCGCGTTCGTCCTCTCCGGATTCACCGCCGCACTCGCGGGAGTCCTCGGCCTGTCCTTCCTGTCCTACGTCCAGGGCGTCACCGGGCAGGGCATGGAACTCACCGTGATCTCCGCGGTCATCATCGGCGGCGCGGCGTTGTTCGGCGGCTCCGGCACCATCTGGGGCACCGTCATCGGTGTCGCCTTCATCGGCCTGCTGCAGAACATCCTCAACGTCAAGGGGATCTCCTCCTTCTGGCAGACCGTCGTGACCGGACTGGTCATCGTCGCCGCAGTCGCCGCCGACACCTGGCAACGCCGGCGCAAGTCCCGCGCCTGA
- a CDS encoding sugar ABC transporter substrate-binding protein, which produces MSSRPTLRSLVAVATATTVLGLTACGAVTSTGSAASDGEFKLAAHVQQRIDDGKPLRIKLSYHDPSLAFATPIGAGMKKAGGEFGVEASLIGPTGGDAAKQVSEIQTLLQQKAVDGLAVSSASSDALKPVIAQAHKAGVPVVSFNTDNPDSEQMGFVGQDLKGSGKAQAERLREDLGADAKGKVVVFSVDTGAGWSHDRFSGFKQGLSGSGLDVVGPVNVGNEPSAAYNTVESTMSGQSGVVAIAGLDCCSTTAAAKWVAGAKKKDTITVGGFDLLPQTAEYLRSGVVDFTISQNPVEQGYQAVKVLHDFLDEGTEITGVNTGAQFITRDNLGEATVEK; this is translated from the coding sequence GTGTCCTCTCGTCCCACCCTCAGAAGCCTCGTCGCCGTTGCCACCGCCACCACCGTTCTCGGCCTCACCGCCTGCGGCGCCGTCACCTCCACCGGCAGCGCGGCTTCCGACGGTGAGTTCAAGCTCGCCGCCCACGTTCAGCAGCGGATCGACGACGGCAAGCCGCTGCGGATCAAGCTCAGTTACCACGACCCGTCCCTGGCCTTCGCCACGCCCATCGGCGCGGGCATGAAGAAGGCGGGCGGGGAATTCGGTGTCGAGGCGAGCCTGATCGGGCCCACCGGCGGCGACGCGGCCAAGCAGGTCTCCGAGATCCAGACACTGCTGCAGCAGAAGGCCGTCGACGGCCTCGCCGTCTCCTCCGCGTCCAGCGATGCGCTCAAGCCCGTCATAGCCCAGGCCCACAAGGCCGGTGTCCCCGTCGTCTCCTTCAACACCGACAACCCGGACTCGGAACAGATGGGCTTCGTCGGCCAGGACCTCAAGGGTTCGGGCAAGGCACAGGCCGAGCGGCTCCGTGAGGACCTCGGCGCGGACGCCAAGGGCAAGGTCGTCGTCTTCTCGGTGGACACCGGGGCCGGCTGGTCCCACGACCGGTTCAGCGGATTCAAGCAGGGTCTGTCCGGGAGCGGCCTGGACGTCGTCGGCCCGGTCAACGTCGGAAACGAGCCCAGTGCCGCGTACAACACCGTCGAGTCCACGATGTCCGGACAGTCCGGCGTCGTCGCCATCGCGGGCCTCGACTGCTGTTCCACGACCGCCGCCGCCAAGTGGGTGGCGGGTGCGAAGAAGAAGGACACCATCACGGTCGGCGGTTTCGACCTGCTGCCGCAGACCGCTGAGTACCTCCGAAGCGGCGTGGTCGACTTCACGATCAGCCAGAACCCGGTCGAGCAGGGCTACCAGGCCGTCAAGGTGCTCCACGACTTCCTGGACGAGGGTACGGAGATCACCGGTGTGAACACCGGGGCCCAGTTCATCACCCGGGACAACCTCGGCGAAGCGACGGTGGAGAAGTGA